One genomic region from Pyrobaculum islandicum DSM 4184 encodes:
- a CDS encoding ABC transporter ATP-binding protein, with protein sequence MIDFRGVYFKYRRGPVVLQNFTAQFSNSLTIILGPNGCGKSTLLKIAAGILKPTEGIVEILGKPPDELRGKIAYIPQSGGLYPWMTVEENIALPLKLLKKPEREIRETVHKVSEILEISDLLKRYPREISGGEQQKVLLARAMASGADVWLLDEPFSMIDIDYRRELIQILRGVGKVMVVITHNVQDAIDLGGEIYVVNGPPLKITAVLKPGDYTKAEELTEVVKSAFKK encoded by the coding sequence GTGATTGACTTCAGAGGGGTTTACTTCAAATATAGGCGCGGCCCCGTCGTATTACAAAATTTTACAGCCCAGTTTTCTAACAGCTTGACAATTATACTGGGGCCTAACGGATGTGGAAAATCGACGTTGTTAAAAATCGCCGCCGGGATTTTAAAACCTACAGAAGGCATTGTCGAAATATTGGGAAAACCCCCAGATGAATTACGTGGCAAAATCGCCTACATACCTCAATCCGGCGGCTTGTACCCCTGGATGACTGTAGAGGAAAATATAGCGTTGCCACTTAAGCTTCTCAAGAAGCCAGAGCGGGAAATAAGGGAAACCGTCCACAAAGTTTCTGAAATATTGGAGATATCGGACCTCCTTAAGAGATATCCCCGCGAGATCTCTGGAGGCGAGCAACAGAAGGTATTACTGGCGCGGGCGATGGCCTCTGGGGCTGACGTGTGGCTTCTCGACGAGCCTTTCTCAATGATCGATATAGACTACAGGCGCGAGCTTATACAAATACTTAGGGGGGTTGGCAAAGTCATGGTTGTAATAACACATAATGTACAAGACGCAATAGATCTTGGCGGTGAGATATATGTAGTCAACGGCCCCCCGCTGAAAATTACTGCGGTTTTAAAGCCAGGCGATTATACAAAAGCGGAGGAGCTGACCGAGGTTGTGAAGTCCGCGTTTAAGAAATGA
- a CDS encoding ABC transporter substrate-binding protein has protein sequence MAKWISLLVVIIIAAILFLFFFQPFVPPPPKIKVGLLPIVDALPFVVAEKENLFKAEGLDVELIYFGSARDRDSAIVAGQVDVAVHDPVGALMLIGNGVPIKIVGFVCCLNETDSNVGFYYVRAPGVRNIKTVAISKNTIIEYVASKIVKGDVEFVDVPSIANRYQLLIEGKVDAAVLPDPWGTLAIMKNATLIARHRDLVVLVASERLLNTPEGRRAVEKLVTALNKAVDLYNANPEKYRDILAEKLRLPAEFKQHTIVWKAHIVKMPREIFDDATNWLVKKGLVKQAPRYEACVT, from the coding sequence ATGGCAAAGTGGATATCTCTTCTAGTTGTTATAATTATTGCCGCTATTTTATTTCTATTTTTCTTCCAACCTTTTGTACCACCTCCGCCTAAGATTAAGGTGGGTTTATTGCCGATAGTAGATGCGCTACCTTTTGTAGTTGCAGAAAAAGAAAACTTGTTCAAAGCGGAGGGGTTAGACGTCGAGCTTATATACTTTGGCTCTGCCAGAGATAGAGATTCGGCTATTGTCGCGGGGCAGGTAGACGTCGCTGTTCACGACCCAGTCGGCGCGCTTATGTTAATTGGAAATGGCGTACCTATAAAAATCGTAGGCTTTGTCTGTTGTCTAAACGAGACAGATTCTAACGTCGGATTTTACTATGTAAGAGCGCCCGGCGTCCGTAATATAAAGACCGTAGCTATTTCAAAAAATACAATTATTGAATATGTAGCTTCGAAAATCGTCAAGGGCGATGTTGAATTTGTTGATGTCCCAAGCATAGCCAATAGATATCAACTCCTTATAGAGGGTAAGGTAGATGCCGCAGTTTTACCAGACCCATGGGGCACTTTGGCCATAATGAAAAACGCCACTTTAATAGCCAGACATAGAGACTTAGTTGTGCTTGTGGCAAGCGAGAGGCTTCTAAATACGCCAGAGGGGCGGAGGGCGGTGGAGAAACTTGTCACAGCTTTAAACAAGGCAGTTGATCTATACAACGCCAATCCTGAGAAGTATAGAGATATTTTGGCAGAGAAGTTGAGACTGCCGGCGGAGTTTAAACAACATACAATAGTATGGAAAGCGCATATAGTTAAGATGCCTCGTGAGATATTTGACGACGCAACTAACTGGCTTGTGAAAAAGGGGCTTGTAAAACAAGCGCCTAGATATGAAGCTTGCGTCACGTGA
- a CDS encoding cytochrome c biogenesis protein CcdA encodes MKSLIVPLLISAFILALQIGQLHFVDVYSSQDFKNAIREGPVLIFIHQPDCPGCMYLKTQVFTDGQVVKALENIKLVAIDLSKYPLRSLDVVTDGQVYLYYGGSLFVQKTSGTQKIPVIGTPTVIMGFVRGGEIHTTFIMIGATDPATFLKFIKAAYGENFQTSPPSMRPPILVLQLTASFIAGAVSVFSPCVLPVLTIAATTYLARRSLPLVLIGMVLSFATLATVVTALASWIGEVTNTVLYAVGGVVLIAMGLVLVVERLNKAFVLWTSRFQTSAYKASRRGVGKIGDLTLGASLGAVWTPCIAPFFGAVVVANFVASALSRDYLALFVSTLAYATGLATVVYLLVETLRRGASRATKSIKWASWGRRLEYAVGFISIALGMLLVGEAAGLRVFSTLFKF; translated from the coding sequence GTGAAGTCGTTAATAGTACCATTGTTAATATCCGCGTTTATACTAGCGCTACAGATAGGTCAGCTCCATTTTGTAGACGTCTATTCAAGCCAAGATTTCAAAAACGCGATTAGGGAGGGGCCTGTCTTGATTTTTATACATCAGCCCGACTGTCCCGGCTGTATGTATCTAAAAACGCAGGTTTTTACCGACGGCCAAGTGGTTAAGGCGTTAGAAAATATTAAACTAGTCGCAATAGACTTGTCTAAATATCCTCTGCGTAGTTTAGATGTAGTGACAGACGGCCAAGTATATTTATACTACGGCGGTTCTCTCTTTGTACAAAAGACTTCGGGCACGCAGAAGATACCGGTGATTGGCACCCCTACAGTCATAATGGGTTTTGTAAGAGGCGGGGAGATACATACCACATTTATAATGATAGGCGCGACAGACCCGGCGACATTCCTTAAGTTTATAAAAGCGGCATACGGCGAGAACTTCCAAACCTCCCCGCCTTCTATGCGACCTCCTATTTTAGTCTTACAACTCACGGCGTCTTTTATAGCGGGGGCTGTGAGTGTCTTTTCGCCATGCGTCTTGCCTGTTCTTACAATCGCAGCTACGACATATTTGGCGAGGCGTAGTCTTCCCCTGGTGTTAATAGGTATGGTTCTTTCTTTTGCTACTTTGGCAACTGTTGTTACAGCTCTAGCCTCTTGGATAGGGGAGGTTACCAACACGGTACTGTACGCCGTAGGCGGCGTTGTGTTAATCGCCATGGGCTTGGTGTTAGTTGTTGAAAGGTTAAATAAGGCCTTTGTACTGTGGACTTCTAGATTTCAGACATCTGCTTACAAGGCATCTAGAAGAGGCGTTGGCAAGATAGGCGATTTAACTCTTGGCGCGTCTCTAGGCGCCGTTTGGACGCCGTGCATAGCGCCGTTTTTTGGAGCGGTTGTAGTGGCAAATTTTGTTGCGTCTGCGTTAAGTAGAGATTATCTTGCGCTATTTGTCTCTACATTGGCATATGCTACTGGTCTTGCAACCGTAGTTTATCTTCTTGTAGAGACGCTTAGACGCGGGGCTAGCCGTGCCACAAAGAGTATAAAGTGGGCTTCTTGGGGTAGGAGGTTGGAATACGCTGTAGGTTTTATCTCCATAGCTCTTGGGATGTTGCTAGTTGGAGAAGCCGCCGGTCTACGCGTTTTTTCAACGCTCTTTAAGTTTTAA
- a CDS encoding MBL fold metallo-hydrolase yields MIVEKIVTGPLATNSYLACKDDVCIVIDPADAEPIIQALRRRGIVAVVATHLHFDHAAGVRRVVELFNAPFYAHPADWAVYREINEVALEWGFEIPDIPEPKPIPDRLWIFEVWHTPGHTPGSITLVADGVVFTGDTLFKSSVGRTDLPLGDWDALVQSICRLYTLPNYYVVYPGHGPKTDIGSEASKNPFINISICKSGVPRNPY; encoded by the coding sequence GTGATTGTAGAAAAAATCGTCACGGGGCCCTTAGCCACAAATTCATACTTGGCGTGTAAAGACGATGTATGCATAGTGATAGATCCGGCAGACGCCGAGCCTATAATACAAGCGCTGAGACGGAGAGGCATTGTCGCAGTGGTGGCGACGCATCTCCATTTTGACCATGCGGCTGGCGTTAGACGCGTCGTAGAGTTATTTAACGCCCCTTTTTACGCTCATCCAGCCGACTGGGCCGTATATAGGGAGATAAACGAGGTGGCACTTGAATGGGGGTTTGAAATCCCAGATATCCCAGAGCCAAAGCCCATCCCGGATAGACTCTGGATTTTTGAAGTGTGGCACACGCCTGGACACACGCCAGGGTCTATAACTTTGGTAGCCGACGGCGTTGTGTTTACCGGCGATACGCTCTTCAAGAGTTCTGTAGGTCGTACAGACCTACCGCTGGGAGATTGGGACGCTCTTGTACAGTCTATATGTAGGCTTTATACGCTCCCGAACTATTACGTAGTATACCCAGGCCACGGCCCTAAGACTGACATCGGCTCCGAGGCGTCTAAAAACCCCTTTATAAATATCTCCATTTGTAAAAGTGGGGTGCCCCGCAATCCATATTAA
- a CDS encoding NAD(P)/FAD-dependent oxidoreductase, with protein sequence MRVVILGGGIAGVFTAYFLKRRGFEVVGIGGEVTYPTASLVLTLSMPHKEDVELAKRSLEIYREFVNPREVTSVDILPRWVDLSKLAVPHEVVDAIDGIRLSQDEVAVITKDYLIPVRKVVTKLRRELGFVDSYGLLKIKDRKAYVVVDGERVEGDVVVLAAGYRNNILAQEAGVSLPLAPYECYAVVYLVGRKVWRYSIGDYILGWYGRPLSPPLYIAGDGCGRYGQGPPPGYMQKITNLIRQRVGHIFPLYLKTGYCEIGPHGGPIYGKHPEVENLYVIGGLDGYGSMVGPALAERLVELIAGRGAEDVYRLEKYFGIQVSNPCNIAERHDWSAVLLRNA encoded by the coding sequence GTGAGAGTAGTCATCCTTGGCGGGGGGATAGCGGGCGTATTCACTGCATATTTCCTCAAGAGAAGGGGCTTCGAAGTTGTCGGAATAGGCGGCGAGGTTACATATCCCACGGCATCTTTAGTATTAACGCTATCTATGCCGCATAAAGAGGATGTGGAACTTGCCAAAAGAAGTCTCGAGATTTATAGAGAATTTGTAAACCCTAGAGAGGTTACGTCAGTAGATATCCTCCCGAGGTGGGTAGATTTATCTAAACTAGCCGTCCCTCACGAGGTTGTCGACGCGATAGACGGCATACGACTGAGCCAAGACGAGGTTGCTGTGATAACAAAAGACTATCTCATCCCTGTTAGAAAAGTCGTGACAAAGTTAAGGAGGGAATTAGGTTTTGTAGACTCCTACGGGTTGTTGAAAATCAAAGATAGAAAAGCCTATGTAGTTGTAGATGGGGAGAGAGTAGAGGGTGACGTAGTGGTATTAGCAGCCGGGTATAGAAACAATATATTGGCACAAGAGGCCGGCGTATCTCTCCCACTGGCCCCTTATGAATGTTACGCCGTGGTATATCTAGTTGGTAGAAAAGTGTGGAGATATAGCATCGGCGATTATATACTGGGTTGGTATGGAAGACCTCTTTCGCCTCCTTTATATATAGCTGGAGATGGCTGTGGACGCTATGGACAAGGGCCGCCTCCTGGCTATATGCAGAAAATCACTAACTTGATAAGACAGAGGGTGGGACATATATTTCCGCTCTACTTAAAGACTGGGTATTGTGAAATAGGCCCCCACGGAGGGCCCATCTATGGCAAACACCCGGAGGTAGAAAATCTCTATGTGATAGGGGGGCTCGATGGCTATGGCAGCATGGTTGGACCTGCGCTAGCGGAGCGGCTTGTGGAATTAATCGCCGGCCGTGGGGCGGAAGATGTCTATAGACTTGAGAAATACTTTGGTATACAAGTGTCTAACCCGTGCAATATAGCTGAACGACACGATTGGAGCGCCGTTTTACTACGTAATGCTTAA
- a CDS encoding ribbon-helix-helix domain-containing protein: MAKEREKMILISFHVPQSYVEILDELVKMGFYPSRSEAIRAALRELLNRYKLNGV; this comes from the coding sequence GTGGCTAAAGAAAGAGAAAAAATGATCCTTATCTCCTTCCACGTACCTCAATCATATGTAGAGATTTTAGACGAGCTTGTAAAAATGGGGTTCTACCCCAGTAGAAGCGAAGCTATTAGGGCGGCATTGAGAGAGCTTTTAAATAGATATAAACTAAACGGCGTCTAA
- a CDS encoding DMT family transporter, with the protein MNGLASALIATLAFSINAPLVHAASKKGANSFALVAIRNITALLLLLPFADFRVALSTLLVVLSSAISGPGLGDYFYFKAISHSGVAVAVTIGYTYIFTTQFFSALMGVEPVRSGALLGALLAFLGVVITLGGRPRGPGVLYGFITSLLWGFASALLGMAAKETSPYTIAVVRSAVLSLIFIPFSKIRTISTSGLIYAVLSGAIGLALGSLAFIYAMAYVGVATTVITTSLTPILSQIFDRAINKTSISPKYILGALLVGLGIATTVMIN; encoded by the coding sequence GTGAATGGGTTAGCATCGGCGCTTATAGCCACTCTGGCTTTTTCTATAAACGCGCCGCTTGTACACGCTGCGTCAAAGAAAGGAGCAAACTCATTTGCCCTAGTGGCCATAAGAAATATCACAGCGCTTTTATTACTTCTGCCATTTGCAGATTTTAGAGTGGCTCTATCTACCCTCCTTGTCGTTTTATCTTCTGCAATTTCCGGACCGGGCCTAGGCGACTACTTCTACTTTAAAGCGATATCGCATAGCGGAGTAGCTGTAGCTGTGACTATAGGCTACACCTATATTTTCACGACACAGTTTTTCTCTGCACTAATGGGGGTAGAGCCGGTGAGATCTGGCGCTTTACTAGGCGCTCTTTTGGCGTTTCTAGGAGTTGTGATTACATTAGGCGGCAGACCTAGAGGCCCTGGCGTATTATACGGATTTATAACATCGCTGTTATGGGGTTTTGCATCAGCTCTCTTAGGAATGGCGGCAAAGGAAACGTCGCCGTATACAATCGCCGTGGTTAGATCTGCCGTGTTAAGTCTAATCTTTATTCCGTTTTCAAAAATCCGCACTATCTCTACATCCGGCTTGATATATGCCGTCTTATCTGGCGCAATAGGCCTGGCCTTGGGCTCTCTTGCGTTTATCTACGCAATGGCTTACGTCGGAGTTGCAACTACCGTCATAACTACATCTCTAACGCCAATACTCTCTCAAATTTTTGACAGAGCTATCAACAAGACCTCTATCTCTCCGAAATATATATTAGGCGCTTTACTAGTCGGACTTGGAATTGCCACAACTGTGATGATTAACTAG
- a CDS encoding Sec-independent protein translocase subunit TatA/TatB, whose amino-acid sequence MYLILAGQEWLVVLIAIVIILIWGPSKLPSLARGLGEAIREFRKAASGVEEEPRKVEKREEIDQKIVEMAKSLGISTEGKTKDQLLDEINRKLAELKKQT is encoded by the coding sequence ATGTACTTAATATTAGCCGGACAAGAGTGGCTTGTTGTTCTTATAGCTATCGTCATAATTCTCATCTGGGGCCCCTCCAAACTGCCCTCTCTAGCGAGAGGGTTGGGAGAGGCCATTAGGGAGTTTAGAAAGGCCGCTTCTGGCGTAGAAGAGGAGCCTAGGAAAGTTGAAAAGAGGGAGGAGATAGACCAGAAAATTGTCGAGATGGCAAAATCCCTAGGTATATCAACCGAGGGGAAGACAAAAGATCAGTTGCTAGACGAGATAAACAGGAAATTAGCAGAGTTAAAGAAACAGACATAA
- the tatC gene encoding Sec-independent protein translocase TatC translates to MESKPPRDKEMPLWEHLAELGTRLKRVLIAFAVVFILMWMPAPDLSGGNPLSIATSFFITGEYNPFAYWVFMQSINPLLEGLNRTGYVRIALIAGEVWNPLAAVMYSSLYLTALVVFPYFVYQMWLYIQPALYPHEERAVKKYLWIALLLFYAGNLFGILIIYPSLFRFVVGLAQVIKVEQIFSVASVVSTWIQIAFWTGVIFETPIVMAILSEICLLNPWTLAEYRPLVYAAALILIAMVTPDTTLISTFLTFIPFAILFEIGLIWSRRIVRKCPDVQRRR, encoded by the coding sequence GTGGAATCTAAACCGCCTCGCGACAAGGAAATGCCTCTGTGGGAACATTTAGCCGAATTAGGCACGCGGCTTAAACGTGTGCTTATAGCTTTTGCCGTAGTTTTTATCCTCATGTGGATGCCCGCCCCAGATCTAAGCGGAGGAAATCCGTTGAGTATAGCCACTTCTTTTTTCATAACTGGAGAGTATAACCCATTTGCATATTGGGTATTTATGCAATCTATTAACCCACTTTTAGAGGGTCTCAACAGAACTGGGTATGTTAGAATTGCTTTAATCGCCGGCGAGGTATGGAATCCGCTTGCGGCTGTAATGTACTCCTCGCTTTATCTAACGGCACTTGTGGTATTTCCATATTTCGTATATCAAATGTGGCTTTATATACAACCGGCTCTCTACCCACACGAAGAGAGAGCTGTGAAAAAGTATCTATGGATTGCCCTACTTCTGTTTTATGCCGGAAACCTCTTCGGGATATTGATCATATATCCCTCCCTCTTTAGATTTGTCGTAGGTCTGGCACAAGTGATTAAGGTAGAGCAGATCTTCAGCGTGGCGTCTGTGGTAAGTACTTGGATCCAGATTGCCTTCTGGACTGGAGTGATCTTCGAGACGCCCATTGTGATGGCTATATTGTCTGAGATCTGTCTCTTAAATCCCTGGACGTTAGCAGAATACAGGCCGTTAGTATATGCGGCGGCACTAATTTTAATTGCCATGGTGACGCCAGATACTACGCTCATATCTACATTTCTCACGTTTATACCCTTCGCTATACTTTTTGAAATTGGACTAATCTGGAGCAGGAGGATTGTCCGCAAGTGCCCCGATGTTCAACGTCGGCGGTAA
- a CDS encoding carbamate kinase, giving the protein MRVVIALGGNAFNQPGEPINQETHLKNVDLAARVIAKVVQEGHQVVITHGNGPQIGYLAELQRGDGAFKLDVLNAATQGMLGYFIVSALDRYLGSGRSVAIVTRVEVDCNDPAFKTPTKPIGPVYSEEQAIELAKRYGWIFKQDPRGGWRRVVPSPTPRKILEVDVIKQLLESGYVVVATGGGGIPMCNGVGVEGVIDKDLASSLLAIELGADFLVILTDVDGIYINFKKPSQRKLDVVRVDELEKYMSEGHFPPGSMGPKVQAVINFVRKTGKKAAVGALERGYEVFKGISGTQVVP; this is encoded by the coding sequence GTGAGGGTAGTTATAGCGCTGGGGGGCAATGCGTTTAATCAACCTGGCGAGCCTATAAATCAGGAGACTCATTTAAAAAACGTCGATCTAGCGGCAAGAGTAATTGCTAAAGTCGTACAAGAGGGACATCAAGTCGTTATAACACATGGCAATGGCCCGCAGATTGGATATCTTGCCGAATTACAGAGGGGGGATGGGGCGTTTAAACTAGACGTCTTAAACGCGGCGACCCAAGGTATGTTAGGCTACTTTATAGTTTCTGCTCTCGACAGGTATTTAGGCTCTGGGAGGTCTGTAGCTATTGTTACCCGCGTGGAGGTAGATTGCAACGACCCCGCTTTTAAAACTCCGACAAAACCTATAGGGCCTGTGTATTCTGAAGAACAAGCTATTGAGTTAGCGAAGAGATACGGCTGGATATTTAAACAAGACCCAAGGGGAGGGTGGCGGCGGGTTGTGCCATCTCCTACACCACGTAAGATCTTAGAAGTAGATGTGATAAAACAGCTTTTAGAAAGCGGCTATGTCGTAGTTGCAACCGGCGGAGGCGGCATACCTATGTGTAATGGCGTAGGCGTAGAGGGAGTTATAGACAAGGATTTAGCTTCTTCATTACTAGCAATAGAGCTGGGTGCAGATTTCCTCGTCATACTCACAGATGTAGATGGCATTTATATAAACTTCAAAAAGCCTAGCCAGAGGAAGCTTGACGTTGTAAGAGTTGATGAGCTGGAGAAGTATATGTCTGAAGGACATTTTCCGCCGGGCTCTATGGGGCCTAAGGTACAGGCGGTTATAAATTTCGTACGTAAGACTGGCAAAAAAGCTGCTGTTGGCGCATTAGAAAGAGGCTATGAGGTGTTTAAGGGGATTAGCGGCACTCAAGTTGTGCCGTAG
- the hisS gene encoding histidine--tRNA ligase codes for MSGLPDYLRRPPRGMRDWLPPQFYALRHMEETLSKVAEAFGYRRVETPVVEHFEVLAKKAGQEVVNEIYYFKDKAGRDLGLRFDMTVPIARVISYNLSLPRPIRWYYFTKVFRYDEPQHGRYREFYQFGIELIGSASPRADAEVLQVFTQALDAVGARSYIVKINDRRVVDKLLERLGVSAYRDVIYRALDKKLKLSREEVIKLMAEGGVSLDTAERIYDIAEEMSIEEAVNVITKLDSGLGSFYNKLLKYLEAAVSLDKFRFDMSIVRGLDYYTGMVFEAFAGEYKLAVGGGGRYDDLLELYSGVKMPALGFAIGVERLMEAVGLEGVEKPLDYYIYIFDDDAYPYAVAIAKRLRSAGYSVVVELGEKNLKEVFEYILKIGTRYLIIIGKKELEKGVVKIRDLQRREEFEKPFSEFYGTT; via the coding sequence ATGAGCGGCCTTCCAGACTATTTAAGAAGACCCCCACGCGGGATGCGAGACTGGCTTCCGCCGCAGTTTTATGCGCTTAGACATATGGAGGAGACGTTGTCTAAAGTAGCTGAGGCCTTTGGATACAGGAGAGTTGAAACACCTGTGGTAGAACATTTTGAAGTACTCGCGAAAAAAGCCGGCCAAGAGGTGGTGAATGAGATATACTACTTCAAAGATAAAGCAGGCCGCGACCTAGGGCTTAGATTCGACATGACGGTCCCTATTGCCCGTGTCATTTCTTATAACCTCAGCCTTCCCAGACCAATAAGGTGGTACTATTTCACTAAGGTATTTCGTTACGACGAACCGCAACACGGCAGATATAGAGAGTTTTATCAATTTGGGATAGAGCTAATAGGTTCGGCGAGCCCTAGAGCGGACGCTGAAGTGCTTCAAGTATTTACACAAGCTCTTGACGCAGTTGGTGCAAGGAGTTATATTGTTAAAATCAACGATAGAAGAGTTGTAGACAAGTTGCTTGAGAGATTAGGAGTTTCTGCATATAGAGATGTCATTTACCGTGCATTAGATAAGAAGCTTAAACTCTCAAGAGAAGAGGTGATAAAGTTAATGGCTGAAGGCGGCGTTTCGCTTGATACGGCAGAGCGTATATATGACATAGCCGAGGAGATGTCAATAGAAGAGGCGGTTAATGTCATAACTAAACTAGACAGCGGCCTGGGGTCTTTCTATAACAAATTATTGAAATATTTAGAAGCTGCCGTATCGCTAGACAAATTTAGATTTGATATGTCTATAGTCAGAGGGTTAGACTATTACACAGGCATGGTGTTTGAGGCATTTGCTGGAGAGTACAAACTAGCTGTAGGAGGCGGAGGACGTTATGACGACCTTTTAGAGCTCTACAGTGGCGTTAAAATGCCGGCTCTCGGTTTTGCAATAGGCGTGGAGAGACTAATGGAGGCGGTGGGACTTGAAGGCGTAGAGAAGCCGTTGGACTACTACATATATATCTTTGACGACGACGCGTACCCATACGCAGTTGCTATAGCAAAGAGACTCCGTTCCGCCGGCTACAGTGTTGTGGTAGAACTCGGCGAGAAGAACCTAAAAGAAGTCTTCGAGTACATACTAAAGATAGGCACTAGGTATTTGATAATTATAGGGAAAAAGGAGCTTGAAAAAGGCGTTGTGAAAATTAGAGATTTACAAAGACGTGAGGAGTTTGAGAAGCCGTTTAGCGAATTCTACGGCACAACTTGA
- a CDS encoding saccharopine dehydrogenase C-terminal domain-containing protein: MRVLVLGCGNIGRYVYDYLSTKHDVVVVDKAKACPNALQQDALETPLGGYDLVINALPGSIAYKASKRALEAGLDTIDISYYAEDPLSLHQIAVKSGARYIPDAGIAPGLSNILAGRLAAELDRVDELGIYVGGIPEKPVGPLGYSVTWNPLDLVEEYTRPARVLKNGEVTSVDPLNEVEYIHSPIGELEAFYTDGLRTLLKTLADRVSTMYEKTLRWPGHVEKIRLLRDLGLMDESGEPPPRLVTATVLSKLKFDVPDVVYMRVFGTRGDKKIQYEVLVKSRDRWTAMQIATGSVAIAMQYVIKELEPGVTPPEYIGMSNKLFPRIISTVKQHGVYISREVVERVVL; this comes from the coding sequence GTGAGAGTGTTAGTTCTAGGTTGTGGAAATATAGGTAGATACGTATATGACTATCTCTCGACAAAACACGATGTTGTAGTAGTTGATAAAGCAAAGGCGTGTCCAAATGCGTTACAACAAGATGCGTTAGAGACGCCTCTGGGCGGCTACGATTTAGTGATAAACGCGTTGCCAGGCAGTATCGCATATAAGGCGTCAAAGAGAGCGCTAGAAGCTGGGCTTGATACAATAGATATTTCCTACTACGCAGAGGACCCCCTCTCTTTACATCAAATCGCAGTTAAAAGTGGCGCGAGATATATACCAGACGCCGGAATTGCCCCCGGCCTTAGCAACATATTGGCTGGGAGACTCGCGGCCGAGTTAGATAGAGTAGACGAACTAGGTATTTACGTAGGTGGCATACCTGAAAAGCCCGTGGGTCCACTCGGCTACTCGGTTACATGGAACCCGCTCGATCTGGTAGAGGAGTACACACGACCAGCCAGAGTTTTAAAAAACGGCGAGGTGACATCCGTCGACCCACTTAACGAAGTTGAGTATATACATTCACCAATAGGCGAATTAGAAGCTTTTTATACCGACGGACTTCGTACACTCCTAAAAACCCTAGCAGACAGAGTATCAACAATGTATGAAAAAACGCTTAGGTGGCCAGGCCACGTTGAAAAAATACGCCTACTCCGCGACCTAGGCCTCATGGATGAAAGCGGAGAGCCACCTCCGCGGTTAGTAACTGCGACAGTTCTTTCCAAGCTTAAATTCGACGTCCCAGACGTAGTATATATGCGTGTATTTGGAACTAGAGGCGACAAGAAGATACAGTACGAGGTCTTGGTAAAGTCTCGCGACAGGTGGACAGCTATGCAGATAGCCACTGGGAGCGTTGCAATAGCTATGCAATACGTAATAAAAGAGCTAGAACCTGGTGTTACGCCGCCGGAGTATATAGGCATGTCTAACAAGCTATTTCCAAGGATTATATCTACTGTGAAACAACATGGAGTCTATATATCACGAGAAGTTGTAGAGAGGGTGGTTTTATGA